A window of the Helianthus annuus cultivar XRQ/B chromosome 4, HanXRQr2.0-SUNRISE, whole genome shotgun sequence genome harbors these coding sequences:
- the LOC110933630 gene encoding uncharacterized protein LOC110933630 encodes MILAAKVLPNRDDCSKWKTSKDGGFTVKEVRKTISSELDLNVALDNFWRNKAVTPEVNMFFWKAKDGKIPSARALEKRGIRGLNTTCSMCGSGVDDSKHILVKCQATNEVWKQILWWLKLPLSQQIYTVKYLLQTVGELGLSKKRADVIHAVFSQTMRSLWNARNRKVFEGKRMCTYKVVEEIKENSFEWITN; translated from the coding sequence ATGATTTTGGCAGCAAAAGTTCTTCCTAACAGAGATGATTGCTCTAAGTGGAAAACAAGCAAGGATGGAGGGTTCACTGTTAAGGAGGTGAGAAAAACAATTTCAAGTGAACTGGATCTAAACGTTGCTTTGGATAATTTCTGGCGGAATAAAGCAGTTACGCCCGAAGTGAATATGTTTTTCTGGAAAGCAAAAGATGGCAAGATACCTTCAGCAAGAGCACTGGAGAAAAGAGGGATAAGAGGTCTCAACACGACATGCTCAATGTGTGGATCAGGGGTAGATGATTCGAAACACATTCTGGTAAAATGTCAAGCAACAAATGAGGTCTGGAAACAGATTTTGTGGTGGCTTAAATTACCTTTAAGTCAACAGATTTACACTGTGAAATATCTTCTGCAAACCGTTGGCGAGCTGGGTCTTTCGAAAAAGCGGGCAGATGTTATTCATGCAGTTTTTTCACAAACAATGCGGAGCCTTTGGAACGCTAGAAACCGGAAAGTTTTCGAAGGAAAAAGGATGTGCACTTACAAAGTCGTGGAGGAAATAAAAGAAAATTCATTCGAGTGGATCACAAATTGA